Genomic window (Drosophila ananassae strain 14024-0371.13 chromosome 3L, ASM1763931v2, whole genome shotgun sequence):
GGTGAACTTGACCAATATTATCCTGCCTTGGCCTGGCAAGCCATggcaattgaattttgatCCTGCAGTTTTTGAATATTATTGAAGaatactaaatattttcttgaaTTCCAGATGTCCCTGCTTTCGGCCTGGCAAGCCGAagcaaacaatttattttgatcCTTTGGTGGTGGTTTTCTAGATTTATCCTGTTTAATAGTCTCTCTGCCTCTTGGTCTGGCAAACCAAAGCAGATGAGCTGTTCTTGTGAACGATAATGGATGAATTTGGCCAACGCTTGTGCTTGGCCAAAATCTGAATCTCAATATTTTTTGCTTATTGGGTCTGGCAAACCATAGCAAATTTATTCCTTTATCCTTAAGATTTTTCTAGAATAACCCAGTGCAATAATTTTCTGTTTACGGCCTGGCAAACCTAAACAGTTGATAGGATCCTGCAAAGTACAACTATTGAATTTGGCCAATATTTATTGGTCAAATTTGGAATcctgaatttatttttgtttttctccgGTCTGGCAAAccgaaataatttatttatcgtGTGATGATTTTCCTGCTTTCTggtctggcaaaccaaaaGCAGCTGTGCGAATTCTGCAGTAGCGTTATTTACACTAATTCCGATCAATGAAATGTCAAGTTTGAGTTCCAAGAAAATCTGCCAACCCCTTTATTCAGATTGCAGTATGAAACGAATCCTGGATATCCTTGCCTATGGACTGGCACTCCTAGGCAACAAGCCAGATGCTGCATTCTGTTATTTCACGCTTTTGGCCAACTAGTTTGGCCAAATCAGAATTCTTGCCGCCGCCTGTTCCTGCCCGAGATGGCCCTTTTTGGGCAAAACAAGATGAAAGAAGGAAGTCCTGTTGACAGTCAATCCTGGCTGTCTCCCGTCAACGAGCCAGTCCCAGCCGCAAGTATGCGGCCAAGtctggccaaaaaatcatgGCCCAACGCAAATGAAGGATGTCCTGTTGACAGTCAATCCTGGCTGTCTCCCGTCAACGAGCCAGTCCCAGCCGCAAGTAGCGGCCAAGTCTGGCCAAAAAATCACGGCCCAATGCAAATGAAGGATGTCCTCTTGGCAGTCAATCCTGGCTGTCACCCGCCAATGAGCCAGTCTTAGCCGCAAGTAGCGGCTAATTCTGGCCATAAATCATGGCCTAATGCAAATGAAGGATGTCCTATTGGCAGTCAATCCTGGCTGTCACCTGCAAGTAGCGGCCATGTCCGGCCAAAAATCATGGCCCAATGCAAATGAAGGACGTCCTATTGGCAGTCAATCCTGGCTGTCTACCGCAAGCAGCGGCCAAGTCCGGGCCATAATTTGGGCCCAATGCAAATGAAGGATGTCCTGAGGGCGACCAATCCTGGCCGCCCATTACCAATGAGCCCGACTCAGCCCCCAATTGTGGCCATGTCGGGCCATCCAGGCGTCCTCCATCCTCTGATGTCTCGGCCTTGAGGGCATCCACCGATCAGGATGCTGAAGATGTTTTGCACTCGCCCTGGATTGGAGATGACCCCCCCCCTGCATGGATGAGGATGGCCTATTTGAAGGGCCCAACGCTGGACATCCTTCTCAATGgactttaaataattattttcatctTGTTTGTCTTGCTAAAAGTCCTCCTCCAAATTCTTTTCTTGACCaatctttgttttttatttgtgttctCATCTCGTAAGAATCACACTGTTTTGTGATTCTTTTAATGTTAGACTTGACTCaaatctttttgttttttattatttttgttaatttatgttgtttttagtttcttgTTTTCATTATAAGATTCATGTAAATCAACTtgacaataataattaacgTAGTTCTTGTTAGGCTAATTGTCCTTGTCGGCCTGCTACAGCGGCAGCCACGGTGCAAAAATGTTGCTCAACAGAGTAATGGGACACCGTGGACTGCCGCGACAGCTGGCCGCCTTGGACCCAATTTGGAGGAGGCAGGGCATTAGGGACAACTAAATGTTAGGCTAACGAAGGGCATTTCTCTGCTGTCCTGTCATTGCGGAACGTACGCTAAGGAGTGTGCAGCTAATTGTGTTGTGACGTTTCGCAATGACAGGACCACTAGTTTAATGAATTTGCTAGAAATGTTTTACCCCGCTTTTTTTTACGTCTTCTTAGTGTTGtgactctatttttttttgcccatggtaaattttttttttatagagcaCAAAATGGACGAGCGGTGGTGCCAAATTACGAAGCGGAGAAGTGTCCTGTCTAGATGCATTAGTTAAGTTATGATAAGTATGCACTTGACAAATCCATGTTTCCATGTTTCCGTATCCTCAGGCCCGGTTGCTGCGTAGATATATACGGGCTGGTTAACCCATCTGTGAGTGAGTGTTCCTGGCAACTGCTTAAAAAAGACGACCTTAGGGataatgtttatatttaaattagggataatatttatatttaagttgTTGAGCTTCTTGATTTTCCACTTTTCTATTTTGTCCAAATTGTCTGTTTCACATTCTTGACAAGGAAAATCCATTCACATTTATAACTATTCATCCCTCTGACCAACCCTAATTTTGCTCAGTGTAGCGTTTTCTGACCAATCTTGGTCCTCTTTACTCTCTCTCTTCAAGAGAGAGTCTCAGTCAGATCGTCGTGTTGTGTAGTTGGTCGAGTGCGGACGTGCCTTGCGCCCCACTCTCAGTCAGATTGACAGTCTCAGTCAGATCGTCGTGTTGATCAGTTGGTCGAGTGCGGACGTGCCTGCGCCCACTCTCAGTGTCAGCCCCAGTGTCAGTGTCAGTTTCAGTCCCAGTGTCAGTTGGCCGGTCGAGGGCCAGTGCCCACGCCCCTTGCCCATTCCCGGCCGGAGCAGCCGCCAGGAGCGCAAGATCACTAGCCTCCAGAGCCTGATTTTCCGCCCGTGCTAGAGCCGCACACGCGCGCAGCAGCCGCGCCGAGGAGCCAGCCAGTAGGccagcagaaaaaaaaaaaaaaaaaaaagaggtgtTTCTATTGACCTGAAACTGACCAAAAAATTGACCTaaattgaccaaatatatacATGTAAAACCTACGAAACACGACATAAAAAAAAGCGAGACTCCTGAcgacatatatatacacataaaacgacacaaaaaaaaaggcacaTTAAAAGACATATAAAAAGGCATATTTCACGACATATAAAAGGCAGATTAAATTACATATTAAACGACATATAAAAGGACATATAAAACGACATATAAAACgacacatatatatttatatatatattatttaattcccGCCCAgcacatacacatacatatatatttggcgCCAATTATTGCGCACCTGTGTGTGTGCCTCATAACCGTTTATTCTGCAGCAACGGCATCATCACCAATTTTGGCGGCCAAGTACAGTCACGGCAAAGCATATTGCACAAAATTAGTcaatttttggcaattttGGCGCAATTGGAAGCGTCGCACaaaaggaggagcaggagaacCGCTATTCTATTGGGCATTTAAACGGCAGCCTATCTGGAGAGAGGACCCATCCCAGAGCAAAGAAAGGCGGAGCGAAGAAAACGAAAGATGGCAAAGAGAGGCTTAAATAAGGGTGAGTCTGACATTGCTACTCCCTTCAGCACTCTTTCTCCCTTTAGCACTCTCTTACTTAATATGCATAACGAAGACTCTCTTACTAAAGAGTCCTATCCTAAAGAGAATCCCATTAAAGAGAAAATTGCCAAAGAGAACGATATGCCTCTCTTAGACTCCCTTTCCTCTTGCTCTCCTCATCCCCACACACCAGCCAAAGATCCCGGTGCTCTCACTAATACTAAGAGCCAGAGCGCCAAGCGACAGCTCTCCACATCAACTTCGATCACTACCAGCGCATCCAAGCGGGCTCATGCTGATAACTCCTccattaaaatgcaaacagTTATGGTGCTGCGCGATTTTTATACCAAATTAAAAGCTGCCTCTAATTCTAATgctaatttaaataaaaatgcctTTGCTGCGAAACGATCCCTACTTAATGACTTGTCTGCTAATGAAACTAATTGTGCTAGTTTGAactccaacaacaacaacaacaatagcatcAACCTAGATGACATTTCTCCAACTGTTAGTGCTAGTTTGGATAGCCAGGATGCTCCTCATTTGGAGCCAGCCAGTATTGAGTGGGCGCGTATTCAGGCTCTGGTCCATTCTCCACCTTGGGtcaccatcaacaacaacagcaacaggaaGCCGAGCgcgatgaagaagaagaaggactCACTTGGCAATCCTAAGCCATTTGTCCTTCTTAAGGATGGCGACTTTCCTCCGCTTCCCCCCCCAATGAAGACTCCGCTATTTAAAAGTAATTTTGCGCAGCAACTTTGTAGGGAAAAGGTGATGAACAGCAATAGCAACCAAAACAATAATAGTATTGGCAACAGtaacggcaacaacaacaaccatgCCAATGGTAGCAGCGCTACGAGGAATAATAACAATTCAGCAAAGTTAGGTGCCGGTACTCCTAGGGTTAGATGGAAAGAGGCTCCGTCTAACAGTAACTCCAAATCGACGCCATCTTTCAGAGCCAAAACTACACCCATGCCAATTCCTAGGAGAACTTTCTCTAGGTCCTCTTCCACTTCTGCCAGTGTCTCTAGCCAGTTGACTCAGTGTCATCGGTGTCAAGCTTTCGGCCACTTCAAGAATGACTGCAGACGCAAATTCGTCTGCATGAAGTGTGCTGGCCTCCATCCTACAGTTGCCTGTCGAAAGCACAGGAATACGCCCCCTAAATGCTGTAACTGTGGCGGTCAGCATATCAGTGCGTATAAAGGTTGCCCCTTTTATTCCAATTTGAAACGCAAAGCGCTAGGGTATTCCAATGATAGGCAGTTGAAGGCCAGTCACCAACAATCTAGAAGACACTCTGACAGAAACAATCTTGCCAATTTGCAGCTGAAAAGTCGCCAATACCCAGTTCATCAGCAGAGTCACAACCAACAACAGAGACAGAATGCCAATTATTGGCAGCTATTGCAAGACAACACCCCATCAATTAGCAATAGAAGATCGTGGAATACTGAATCTAGGCCAAGGAAGAATCTTAACTACCGACAGAATTACAGACAGGACCGAAGGATCACCAATAGGAGAACCACTAGGCAACAGTCCGCCCCTAGTTATCCCATTTCCAGGTCAGCCAATAAGAATCCTGCTGAGGCTCACTTGGCTCGATTCCAGGCAAAACTCCTTGCAGAGCGCGCTAGGGAATCAGGTGAACCTAATGCTAGTGATAAACCTCTACACCTAGCTCTACAACCTGTTAATGAGGCCAATGCAACAAGTGCTATGAACATCAATACTAGGGGGCCTCAACACAAAGCTTCTTCTATCGCCAACAGTAATTGCTGCCACTTACAGCACCTAACGCAGTCCCTTGACGAGCTTAAGGCGCAACAGGACAAGACTCATGAAAGGCTGGACAAATTTGAGCGTCTTTTTAACAAACTCTTTAAATCACTTAAGAAAATTTCGGCCACGCTAGATTTAACAGGATTGTCCCTCAATTTGCACCTGGAAAGCGACCAAAGCGATCATTCCCTGCCTGGTGATCTCTTCGATACCACCGTTGGAGAATCTTACATGGAGATCAGCCTGGCCAATGACTCCAGGAGCGCCTGAGCCAGGATAATATGCGCCAGCCCCACCCGACTAGGCAGCAGACCATCATGGGTCTTTGGATTGGGCTCGGATTGCCGGTGGTGTTTTTGCTTTGCAGCTGATTGTTACTATAGTCCCAGGAAACACCGATTTCAAATTAACTACTGCCTTGCCACTCAGCTGCCGTCATGATTCTGTCCTCCAGTGGGGCCACTTTTCCTTCACCTGCAGGAAGTTGCCCAGTAGTAGGAATTGCCAATTGCAGAATTTTAGCTACGCCCTCCTAGCGCCACCTATGGGCGTACGTTTCGACCTCTTGTGAAAAAACCTCACCTGAGGGTCGAAATTTTTAAGGAGCACTGCCATTAAGTCTGGATGTCATCCAACACCAGCAGGATGATGCTGTGGACCAGAAAATGCCAATTGTTGAAttcttgccacgcccccttagcGCCACCATGGGCGTATGTATTGGGCACATATGAAAAATCTCATGTGTTGCCCACTACTTCTTGGgtatggcaaaaattttatggAACGCTGTTTTCCACCTCGGATGCTATTCAACACCTTCAGGAGGACCTTAAGGACTAGCCAACACCAATTATGGAatttttgccacgcccccttagcGCCACCATGGGCGTATGTATTGGGCACATATG
Coding sequences:
- the LOC123257281 gene encoding transcription factor stalky-like isoform X1; the protein is MAKRGLNKGESDIATPFSTLSPFSTLLLNMHNEDSLTKESYPKENPIKEKIAKENDMPLLDSLSSCSPHPHTPAKDPGALTNTKSQSAKRQLSTSTSITTSASKRAHADNSSIKMQTVMVLRDFYTKLKAASNSNANLNKNAFAAKRSLLNDLSANETNCASLNSNNNNNNSINLDDISPTVSASLDSQDAPHLEPASIEWARIQALVHSPPWVTINNNSNRKPSAMKKKKDSLGNPKPFVLLKDGDFPPLPPPMKTPLFKSNFAQQLCREKVMNSNSNQNNNSIGNSNGNNNNHANGSSATRNNNNSAKLGAGTPRVRWKEAPSNSNSKSTPSFRAKTTPMPIPRRTFSRSSSTSASVSSQLTQCHRCQAFGHFKNDCRRKFVCMKCAGLHPTVACRKHRNTPPKCCNCGGQHISAYKGCPFYSNLKRKALGYSNDRQLKASHQQSRRHSDRNNLANLQLKSRQYPVHQQSHNQQQRQNANYWQLLQDNTPSISNRRSWNTESRPRKNLNYRQNYRQDRRITNRRTTRQQSAPSYPISRSANKNPAEAHLARFQAKLLAERARESGEPNASDKPLHLALQPVNEANATSAMNINTRGPQHKASSIANSNCCHLQHLTQSLDELKAQQDKTHERLDKFERLFNKLFKSLKKISATLDLTGLSLNLHLESDQSDHSLPGDLFDTTVGESYMEISLANDSRSA